One Flavobacterium cerinum genomic window, GAAAAAGGATTGGCAGTGATTCAACAGGCAACAACGCCTTTTCAAAAAACCAGAGTGTTTTCGTTTGAGGAACTAAAAACAAAGGAATTACCGGAATTCGGATATGTTCCCACCTTATTGATTGTAGGTAAAGTGGTTAAGCTGCACGAACAATTTGCCTGGTTCCGGGAACAATCTAAAAACGCATCTTATTTCGATAACCATATAATCAATTTTCAACATGCTAGCTGATAATAAATTAGAAGTATTAAAAGAACTGATCCGACAGTCTTCCCGAGAGGAAATTATCTGGACGAATGGTTATCTGGCGGGACTTTTGGCCCAAAAAGAAGTACAGCAACCGGTGGAAATAACAACGAATAATGTTACGGTAAAGCCAACGATAATCTATGGAACGGAAACGGGAAATTCCAAAAAACTGGCCTCGCAATTACAGGCATTACTGAAAAAGAACAAAATTCAGTCAAAAGTAATCGATGCCTTTCAATATCCGGTTGAAAAACTGGATAAGGAAGAATTTCTGATTGTGATTATGAGTACGCAGGGAGAAGGTGATCCGCCTCAAAATGCAATCAAGTTCTTTGATAACATTAGTAATAGTAGTGCTAATCTGGCTAAAACCCGATTTGCTGTTTTGGGATTGGGAGATTCGTCTTATCCGTTGTTTTGTAAAGCCGGTGAAGATATTGATCAGCAATTAAAACGTCTCGGAGCGCAACAAGCTGTTCCTTTCCAAAAGGCGGATGTGGATTTTACACCGGTAGCAGAAAGTTGGTTTGCCGCAATATTAAATAGTCTTCAGACAATAAATACCGGGAATGCGACTTCGGTAGCAGTGACTTCCGCAGCAGTAGTGGAAAAGAAAAATTATACCGGAATTGTACGGCATAAAGTAATCTTAAATGATCGGGATTCGAAAAAGGAAACACATCATATTGAAATTGAAACGGATGAACCGGTTGTTTATGAACCCGGTGATGCGATTGGTTTTTATCCGGAAAACAGGAGGGAAGAGCTACTCGAGATTGCGGTATTGCTAAAGGCAGAAGCGCGAAGTAACGAATTGCTTACGAAAAATAGCAGAGGGTTATCCAAAAAATCACTCGATGCGCTTTCAAAAGTATTTGAAATAACGATTACCGAAGATAAAGCGGATTTACTGGACATTCTAAAAAAATACCCGATAAAAGAAGGTGTTTCTTTTGATTCTGTATTGGAATTATTGCATCCGATTGCCCCGCGGTTGTATTCGATAGCATCCGCAGCTGAAGCCCACGAAGGAGAAATTCATATTACGGTTAGTAAAAATACATTTACGGTTGACAATACGATTAAAACCGGGTTATGCTCGCAATTTCTGGCCGATTTTACTAAAGATCAGGAAATAGCATTTTATATTCATAAAAACAGAAACTTTAAATTACCGGAGCCGGATAAAGATGTGATTATGATTGGTCCGGGAACGGGAATTGCTCCTTTTCGCAGCTTTTTGGCACATCGTGATGCTACCGGAGCCGAAGGTAAAAACTGGTTATTCTTTGGCGAACAGCATTTTGTATCCGATTTCTATTATCAGACTGAAATACAGGAATGGTTGGCAACCGGTGTACTGACACATCTGGATACCGCTTTTTCAAGAGATCAGAAACATAAAATTTATGTTCAGGATCGGTTAAAACAAAAAGCGAAAGAGGTCTGTAAATGGCTTGAAAACGGAGCGTATCTCTATATCTGCGGACAAAAAGATCCGATGAGTACGGATGTGGAAATGGTCTTACGGGACATTATTGCAACGGAAAAAAATGTCAGTACGGAAGAAGCGAAAACGATTCTGGAAAGCTGGGAAACGGAAGGTCGCTATCAGAAAGATGTATACTAAAATGATAAAATCAAGAATATGAGTAATGATAAATTATCCCCGATTGAAGCGATAAAAGTAAAAAGTGACGGGCTTCGGGGAACTTTAAAAGAAAGTCTGACCGATAATCATACCGGAAATGTCCGGCCGGATGATGAAGCTTTGGTCAAATTCCACGGTATGTACGTTCAGGATGATCGGGACAGAAGAACGGAAAGAGCGGAAAAAAAACTGGATAAATTGTATTCCTTTATGATCCGGTTACGTATTCCGGGTGGTGTGATATCTGCTGATCAATGGCTGACTACTCATGCTATTTCTGAAGAATACGGAACGGGTACACTGAAAATTACAACACGTCAGACCATCCAGTTACACGGATTGTTAAAACATCAGTTGCAACCTACAATACAAGGATTTCTATTGGCTAAACTGGATTCGATTGCAGCTTGTGGCGATGTAAACCGTAACGTAATCTGTAGTTCACATCCGCAGGTTTCCCCTTTATATCAGGAGATTTATGATTATGCCGATAAAATTTCCACGTTGTTATTGCCTAAAACGCAATCGTATTATGAAGTTTGGATTGATGGTGAAAAGATATACGAACGATCCGGTGAAGCTGATCCGTTATATCAGGATCGTTATCTGCCGCGAAAATTTAAAATTGCCGTTGCAATTCCGCCTACAAATGATGTGGATGTTTTTGCAAATGATATCGGATTGATTGCTATTATTGACAACGGAAAATTGAAAGGATTTAATATCGCAATTGGTGGTGGTTTGGCAACAACACACGGTAATCCGAATACCTATTCCCGATTGGCTACGATAATCGGATTTACCGATACGGAAGAAAAAACACTAAAAGCAGTCTATGAAATCCTGACCATTCAGCGTGATTACGGAAACAGAAGTGATCGTAAATTGTCCCGTTTAAAATATACGGTAGATAAACTGGGTGTCGAAAATTTTAAAAAAGAATTGGAAAACAGAATCGGTTTTGAACTGTTACCGGAACAAGAATATGAATTTACAGAGCGAAATGACCGTTACGGATGGCAGGAAAACCACGAAGGAAAATGGTTTTATACCTTATTTGTAGAACATGGGGTGATCAAACCTTATCAGAAAGAATTTTTATATGAATTGGCGCAATTGCAGCTTTCGGATTTCCGTTTTACGTGTAATCAAAACCTGATTCTGGGCAATATTGATGCTAGCGCTAAAACACAGGTTGAACAACTGATCGCAAAATATAAAATCGAAGAACAGGATAGCACAATGCGAAAAAGTTCAATGGCTTGTGTAGCTTTGCCGACTTGTCCGTTGGCTTTGGCCGAAGCGCAACGTTATTTACCGGAATTGGTTACTAAAATTGAACCTTTTCTGAAAAAATACGAATTGGATCAGGATGAAATCAGCATCAGGATGACAGGTTGCCCGAACGGATGTGGACGACCATATCTGGCAGAAATCGGTTTGGTCGGAACCGGACCGGGGCAATACAATCTGATGTTGGGTGGCGACAGACTGGGAAACCGGTTAAATCAGCTATATAAAAAACAATTAACAGAAAATGAAATACTATCGGAATTGGATATACTTTTCGATCAGTATATAAAAGAACGAATACAAGATGAAACATTTGGGGACTTTACATTCAGGAAATATTTTTCAATCAACTAAAAAAACACGGAGAAGTATAGCCTTTTTCCTTTTGTTATTCCCTATGATGCTGTTTTCTCAAAAAAAGGTGACCAATCAACAATTAATATGGTACACCTATAATAATACGATTCGGTTTAATGACAACTGGGCATTGGTCAGTGAAGTTCAGGAACGGCAGTTTTTCAATCCAACGGCACAACATCAGTTGGTTTTCAGAAGTAATATCCAACGAAAACTGATTGAAAACTGGATTGCATCAGCCGGGATGACCTATTTTTTACAAAGTCCGCAGGATCCGGAATCCGAAAGTAATCTGACGGTGCCGGAATTGCGACCGGATTTAGGCTTCGAGAACAAACAAAGATTGTCTTTTATGACCATTTCACATCGATATAAGGCCGAAGCACGTTTTATTCACGATTTTGCTAACGATGAATTGACCGGAGGATATCGTTTTTCGAGTTTTCGGTTTCGCTACCAATTGGGATTTGATATTCCGGTATGGCGAAATAAAGACACCAGAGAAGAGCGTTTATCGCTTAAAATTAAAGAAGAAATATTGCTGAATGCCGGTA contains:
- a CDS encoding diflavin oxidoreductase, whose product is MLADNKLEVLKELIRQSSREEIIWTNGYLAGLLAQKEVQQPVEITTNNVTVKPTIIYGTETGNSKKLASQLQALLKKNKIQSKVIDAFQYPVEKLDKEEFLIVIMSTQGEGDPPQNAIKFFDNISNSSANLAKTRFAVLGLGDSSYPLFCKAGEDIDQQLKRLGAQQAVPFQKADVDFTPVAESWFAAILNSLQTINTGNATSVAVTSAAVVEKKNYTGIVRHKVILNDRDSKKETHHIEIETDEPVVYEPGDAIGFYPENRREELLEIAVLLKAEARSNELLTKNSRGLSKKSLDALSKVFEITITEDKADLLDILKKYPIKEGVSFDSVLELLHPIAPRLYSIASAAEAHEGEIHITVSKNTFTVDNTIKTGLCSQFLADFTKDQEIAFYIHKNRNFKLPEPDKDVIMIGPGTGIAPFRSFLAHRDATGAEGKNWLFFGEQHFVSDFYYQTEIQEWLATGVLTHLDTAFSRDQKHKIYVQDRLKQKAKEVCKWLENGAYLYICGQKDPMSTDVEMVLRDIIATEKNVSTEEAKTILESWETEGRYQKDVY
- a CDS encoding NADPH-dependent assimilatory sulfite reductase hemoprotein subunit, producing the protein MSNDKLSPIEAIKVKSDGLRGTLKESLTDNHTGNVRPDDEALVKFHGMYVQDDRDRRTERAEKKLDKLYSFMIRLRIPGGVISADQWLTTHAISEEYGTGTLKITTRQTIQLHGLLKHQLQPTIQGFLLAKLDSIAACGDVNRNVICSSHPQVSPLYQEIYDYADKISTLLLPKTQSYYEVWIDGEKIYERSGEADPLYQDRYLPRKFKIAVAIPPTNDVDVFANDIGLIAIIDNGKLKGFNIAIGGGLATTHGNPNTYSRLATIIGFTDTEEKTLKAVYEILTIQRDYGNRSDRKLSRLKYTVDKLGVENFKKELENRIGFELLPEQEYEFTERNDRYGWQENHEGKWFYTLFVEHGVIKPYQKEFLYELAQLQLSDFRFTCNQNLILGNIDASAKTQVEQLIAKYKIEEQDSTMRKSSMACVALPTCPLALAEAQRYLPELVTKIEPFLKKYELDQDEISIRMTGCPNGCGRPYLAEIGLVGTGPGQYNLMLGGDRLGNRLNQLYKKQLTENEILSELDILFDQYIKERIQDETFGDFTFRKYFSIN
- a CDS encoding DUF2490 domain-containing protein; the protein is MMLFSQKKVTNQQLIWYTYNNTIRFNDNWALVSEVQERQFFNPTAQHQLVFRSNIQRKLIENWIASAGMTYFLQSPQDPESESNLTVPELRPDLGFENKQRLSFMTISHRYKAEARFIHDFANDELTGGYRFSSFRFRYQLGFDIPVWRNKDTREERLSLKIKEEILLNAGSKIVKNTFDQNRIYAGINYRINPAFSVEAGYLNWYQQRVSGTEYYDRDIIRFSLFHTLFLKTKKS